The genomic stretch TTCTGTTAAATGCTTTTGTTCTTATTCTTCTCAATGCGTCATTCGtctatctatatttttcttctccccCCTTTCCCCTTTCTACGtcctgtttttatttaatttataaccctctcatacatttttaaaataacataaatttaagaaagtgttcaaatatgtatattacttaaattacATTTCATGCATATATCCGATAAAGTTCTcattgacatatttttaattaatcgtataACTAATGATATCGATAATGAGAAAATTGGCATGCATATCACTTAGTGTTAAGTAAATGTACAACTGTAAATGTCAATGCAATTTGGATAAATACATCTAAATtgtatagtatattattacaCAGCTTGTACTCTcaatatgagaaaaatctaGATTCATATAtctgattgataaaaaatcgttatattttggtcatattattattactaatactATTTGAAATAATCCATAATCGAACTTACCAATGAAGAGGAAAAAGATGAGCAATCCAAGTTCCCTCATGGAGGCCTTGAGGGTCCGCCCGAGGATTTGGAGGCCTTTACTATGCCTAGATAACTTGAATATCCGGAACACTCTGACCAGCCTGATCACCCTGAGGATCGCCAGGGACATCGCTTGGTTCGTACTCTTGTCCTGCGGGCTCACTGGCGCCTTAGGTAGATTAAGCGTGTCCTCCTCCTCGGCCACCACTGTGGCGAGGGTGATGAAGTACGGAATGATCGCGATGATATCGATGATGTTCATTACGTCACGGAAGAAGTTGAATTTGTTTGGGCAGGCGAGGAAGCGCACTATTAACTCGAATGTGAACCAGATGATACAAATAGTCTCTATTAGGAAGAACGGGTCCGTGATGTCCGGCACTTCGTCCTCCTCGATCTTCGTGCCGTTCGTCGTCGTGTTGAAGACCTTGTAGTGCTTGAACTCGGGCAGCGTCTCCAGGCAGAAGATCACGATTGACAGGAGGATGACGAACACGGAGATTATGGCAACCACCCTGGCGCCTTGCGAGCTCTCCGGATACTCAAACAACAGCCAGACCTTCCTCTGAAACTCGTGCGACGGCAGCGGCTTTTCCTCCTCCTTGATGAAGCCTTCGTCTTCCCTGTTTGGTTAGTCATTGCTTCGTTAATCTCACAAAGTTATTCTCTGTAAATCTTCTACTTGtatttaagttataaaatgtttgtaaaGGCTCTTTGAGAGTAACCTTGCTGGAGCAAGGCTTAGATTACAGGATtgtaactaacaataagatctAAAGAAACAAAGACGTGTGAAATTGCACAGCTATGTCATCATGCGAGAAATTTTCAAGAACAAATCCATTTCTAAATTAGTCAAAGAATTCCTAAGTGTAAGTATAAGGATTATTAGGTGTAGTACATGTGATACATAAATAGGATAAAAAACTATGAATGTAGGGatctgaaataattattgttaataatcgtGGATTTGAAAGTCTTGTAGATTTGTGTAAAAACAAGAATCTCTGTTCGTAAGCAAAATTGCTCATGTACAGCAATTCAAAAGAAGTTGTCCTCGTACCTGAACTTATTAGTCGCCAACTCGCCCAGCTCGTAGAACTTGATCTCTTCGGAGAAGACATCAAGCGGGACGTTGACCGGGCGGCGTAAACGGCCGCCGCTCTGATAGTAGTAGAGTATAGCATCGAAGGAAGGTCGATTCCGATCGAAGAAATATTCGTTGCGTAGCGGATCGAAGTATCGAAGCCGCCGTGTCGGATCGCCGAGCAGCGTGTCCGGAAATTGGTTCAGCGTACGCAGCTGTGTCTCAAACCGTAGCCCGCTCACCTGTCGATCGCAGCAATCGATTATTAGTACAGTGGCGCCGCGCAGGGTGGGGCGCGCCGCTCAAGCGGTTAATTGGGACGCGGGTGGGTTGTAGGAGCTGCTCGTCACAAAGGGACTAACGTATTATCGGAGATTATCATTTCGATCGAGTAGACCACGTAGCGTTGTTATCTTATGTTGAGTAGCTAGGTAATTCTCGTtaagattttcaatattttaaagagaaatctaTAATTCAATCAAACCAATTTCGTCAAAAACTCAATGCGTTTATTAAATCGTAAATTAAacactaatataaaatatttattaaagatttgtgcaatgatttgtaaaaaattttttataaaatttataatatttatatactgaaaaaatattgttgatttgactaaattCCAACTAATTACCAttctgttaattttaatatttaagtatttaagtcaaatatatatcatgttagaTTTAATATGTCGTATTTGACTTAAgtacttaaatatttgaattaataaaataataattagttgaACGGATTTAgtgaaatcaatattttttttctagtgtacaaatagaatatttatgaaattaaatattttaatataaaatatttttaaagttaaagattaatttataatagaaaagatacattaaattaacaatcttCTATTATTAAGAAGCTACAAAACTTGGGATTTGCAAGCGACATGTTTTAacaaatagtttataaaaattaatgaatttaaagagATTAGAATTGTATCCGAGAGTGACCGATAATCATTCTCAAactataaaactaatttttcttGACAAAACGTCGcggtttcttattttcttttaaagagaatatgtaaaattccAGTATTTTTCGGTTTAACTATAGCAACTCGATTAACATTTCTCACTCTCGCCAAGAACTGAATATATACTCGAGGAAAACACAAGCTTCATCACGACAAAATggtcaaaaaagaaagaaaaagaagaaaccaATGAAaatagagaagagagaaaaaaagaagtggCAAATGTGAtttcaataacaaaatatttttattttgtcgaaaGAATCTCACAGATAGAAGTTGACAGTTGAGCAAAAGATAAgaggataaaataaattcattgtaAAAGAACAATATACTTCTAAACATTAAATGCATCTTTTAGAAATAGAAAGATTTTTCAGATAATCTTCAAGTACGTCTCTTAACATTTTGCTTTTTACTGAGAACAGAAATAAAAGCATGTGTTAGTTCTCAAAGGTTTTCTATGTGTGTGCACGTTACACATCGATCTCATGATACCTACACGCTCAACCCACGCATCGCGCAGCGTGCTTTGACCTCTACTGAGTTTTTGTGCCCACATCGAGGCGGAaagaagagtaaaaaaaaaaaaagaagtaagaCACATTGATCGAACCGATTGCTGTAATTGGCGCAATGCAGTCGTGTCATCCGCGAGGACAGATAATTCCGTTCATACAATACGACCTTGATGCTATATCGCCCCCGATTCCAAGACGAACTTGGGAGGCCGCCAAAACGCGGTCTGTAGGTCACTTCATGTCTTGAGATAATCTCACCTCTTCGAAAAGAAGAACGAATGTGCGAATACTGAATCGGATTAGTTACCTATATGTTACCTATATGAGAACgacattatgtaaataattctaGTGATTGTAGCGATAAAAAAGGGCAGAAACGCGATTAAACGAGAAAGAACGGATGGAGAAAGCAATATTTAAATggaactatatttatatttgagatatcggCAATATTTTATCGCCTTCGCTTTAAAAAGCAtcgaatttatagatttatggCGCCAAGAATTTCGCGAGATTAAGGATCCGTGGCGCCAGGCTTTCGCGAAGACAAAACTTTTTTGGTATTTGGaatcgaaaatttttcgttCCAAGAATCGGTGTCACCAAGAATTACAAGGAGTCAAAaacttttatctataataatctctGCCTCGAGAGAATTCTTTAATCTAAGCGATACAAAACGACGATATACTCCTATACAACGATGAAATCCTGTCTGTAAGTCTTTTGGCAGAGAGATTATCATAAATCAACAGTCCATAAAGTGGGAAGTTTCGGAATTAAAGTTCATTAAACGTTAAAACTTACGTTGATGACGACCCTCTCACAGAAATCATGATCGTGCGGTATGGGCTCGAAATGTGTGACGCCTGTGTATTGGGTGTGGGGATTCGTCCCATCCTCGTCCTGGCTGCTGAGTTTCGGCAGCGATCTGCAATAATCAAAGTCGTATGCCGTTAATATACTTTTCGACAGCACAACGAAAAATTATACTGCGCCTCTATTTCAATAACTTCCACATCTACATGATATAGAAATCatagaaagaagaaattatcAGATTACTACGTAAATTGCTAGATTtagattaagattaaaatactcATATAttgatctaaaaaaatttgtatataacaaaACCATTCTAGGATCCGTACTAATGTGatacagtaaaatatttataattctctctataaatttttaacacacaattattgtattgtaaatgCTCAGTACTCTTCCTGCACTACATTAAGCAAGTAGATTTTCAGTTTACCAGAAAGTGGTCCGCAGGCTGTCTTATTAATAGACTATCAGGTGGACGCGTGGCGTATATACGTGTCCGCTAGGCTACTAGACTTGACGTTCTAATGGCCAAATGGAAATAGACACACACAATGCATATCTATAATCTACAATACTCTACGTATGTTAATATCTACTCGTTATTAGCAGCCTCTACTTGAACTTATGTATACACGATACCGAAAGTGTGTCGAGCAATTGATGAGTGCGCGTCGGTTTCCACGATAGTTAAACAGATCGGAAAAACGAGATTCGGATGAATGTCAGAGCGACAATCGTCGGAATTACATCGGCGAGTTATCAGACGCGTTAATTAACTCCTGAGTAACATCAAAACactgatattaaaaacatatgatGACTTTCAAGATAATAATgcgtttcaaaaataaattagattagcctatatctttttaaatagtaaaataagaatttttccttttaccTCAATTAAGTTCCACGAATAGTCAGAATTAGTATCATgcgatcatatataattagagaattaattatatgcaggCGCTTCAGTGACATCTTTTAAGAATGAATGAGGGAAGAACAATCCCCCTTTGAGGATTCGAAAAGGGCGAAAGTTATTTCGCTTGAACAGAGATCGTTTTGAGAAACAAGCTTTTGTGAAAATTCATTCATCCAAATAAACATGCTACGAGAGATAATTTCAGGAAAAATCATTGCTGATacactaatttttaattcttgctAACATATCAAAGATTTCTTGTCCTAGAAAGTTTTGGTTGATAAGTAGCGCAAGCATACTTATGATAcctcaataatatttctaaaatattgtacataattttgttttcgatAAGtaagaaaatgtcaaataaatataaaactgtaCGCATCGTTACAATAAGATGCCGAAAGGACGCTGAAGAATCAACTTGGTGAGACGCTTCTTTTCACAAGATCGCGCGATCATTCTCCATTGTCATCACGCTTAGTTTCGCTGTATGTAGAATGTAATAtgcaatacaaaaaatttttaacagaagTGTAATTAATCCTCTTGAAAGTTATTTCGCGGAATACTTCAACATTTCTGgtgtttctaaaattaattattaaataatccacTTATAGAAGACGTAAAAGTCGCTCACGGCTAGAGCTGC from Cataglyphis hispanica isolate Lineage 1 chromosome 3, ULB_Chis1_1.0, whole genome shotgun sequence encodes the following:
- the LOC126848243 gene encoding potassium voltage-gated channel protein Shaker isoform X1 — encoded protein: MWQSGGMGTHAANNPWMKLMGIVHKERRHHDSGSTAAAAASGVQGSATTGSNDRTLNQSLPKLSSQDEDGTNPHTQYTGVTHFEPIPHDHDFCERVVINVSGLRFETQLRTLNQFPDTLLGDPTRRLRYFDPLRNEYFFDRNRPSFDAILYYYQSGGRLRRPVNVPLDVFSEEIKFYELGELATNKFREDEGFIKEEEKPLPSHEFQRKVWLLFEYPESSQGARVVAIISVFVILLSIVIFCLETLPEFKHYKVFNTTTNGTKIEEDEVPDITDPFFLIETICIIWFTFELIVRFLACPNKFNFFRDVMNIIDIIAIIPYFITLATVVAEEEDTLNLPKAPVSPQDKSTNQAMSLAILRVIRLVRVFRIFKLSRHSKGLQILGRTLKASMRELGLLIFFLFIGVVLFSSAVYFAEAGTQDSFFKSIPDAFWWAVVTMTTVGYGDMRPVGVWGKIVGSLCAIAGVLTIALPVPVIVSNFNYFYHRETDQEEMQSQNFNHVTSCPYLPGTLGLKKISMSESSSDIMELEEGTLFTHPEITKKSNCNPRHNNNINPACMSIETDV
- the LOC126848243 gene encoding potassium voltage-gated channel protein Shaker isoform X4: MQMILVAGGSLPKLSSQDEDGTNPHTQYTGVTHFEPIPHDHDFCERVVINVSGLRFETQLRTLNQFPDTLLGDPTRRLRYFDPLRNEYFFDRNRPSFDAILYYYQSGGRLRRPVNVPLDVFSEEIKFYELGELATNKFREDEGFIKEEEKPLPSHEFQRKVWLLFEYPESSQGARVVAIISVFVILLSIVIFCLETLPEFKHYKVFNTTTNGTKIEEDEVPDITDPFFLIETICIIWFTFELIVRFLACPNKFNFFRDVMNIIDIIAIIPYFITLATVVAEEEDTLNLPKAPVSPQDKSTNQAMSLAILRVIRLVRVFRIFKLSRHSKGLQILGRTLKASMRELGLLIFFLFIGVVLFSSAVYFAEAGSENSFFKSIPDAFWWAVVTMTTVGYGDMTPVGVWGKIVGSLCAIAGVLTIALPVPVIVSNFNYFYHRETDQEEMQSQNFNHVTSCPYLPGTLGLKKISMSESSSDIMELEEGTLFTHPEITKKSNCNPRHNNNINPACMSIETDV
- the LOC126848243 gene encoding potassium voltage-gated channel protein Shaker isoform X2 is translated as MWQSGGMGTHAANNPWMKLMGIVHKERRHHDSGSTAAAAASGVQGSATTGSNDRTLNQSLPKLSSQDEDGTNPHTQYTGVTHFEPIPHDHDFCERVVINVSGLRFETQLRTLNQFPDTLLGDPTRRLRYFDPLRNEYFFDRNRPSFDAILYYYQSGGRLRRPVNVPLDVFSEEIKFYELGELATNKFREDEGFIKEEEKPLPSHEFQRKVWLLFEYPESSQGARVVAIISVFVILLSIVIFCLETLPEFKHYKVFNTTTNGTKIEEDEVPDITDPFFLIETICIIWFTFELIVRFLACPNKFNFFRDVMNIIDIIAIIPYFITLATVVAEEEDTLNLPKAPVSPQDKSTNQAMSLAILRVIRLVRVFRIFKLSRHSKGLQILGRTLKASMRELGLLIFFLFIGVVLFSSAVYFAEAGSENSFFKSIPDAFWWAVVTMTTVGYGDMTPVGVWGKIVGSLCAIAGVLTIALPVPVIVSNFNYFYHRETDQEEMQSQNFNHVTSCPYLPGTLGLKKISMSESSSDIMELEEGTLFTHPEITKKSNCNPRHNNNINPACMSIETDV
- the LOC126848243 gene encoding potassium voltage-gated channel protein Shaker isoform X3 → MHAGIRSTFLGMRIFPRRRRKSPEHGRRSLPKLSSQDEDGTNPHTQYTGVTHFEPIPHDHDFCERVVINVSGLRFETQLRTLNQFPDTLLGDPTRRLRYFDPLRNEYFFDRNRPSFDAILYYYQSGGRLRRPVNVPLDVFSEEIKFYELGELATNKFREDEGFIKEEEKPLPSHEFQRKVWLLFEYPESSQGARVVAIISVFVILLSIVIFCLETLPEFKHYKVFNTTTNGTKIEEDEVPDITDPFFLIETICIIWFTFELIVRFLACPNKFNFFRDVMNIIDIIAIIPYFITLATVVAEEEDTLNLPKAPVSPQDKSTNQAMSLAILRVIRLVRVFRIFKLSRHSKGLQILGRTLKASMRELGLLIFFLFIGVVLFSSAVYFAEAGTQDSFFKSIPDAFWWAVVTMTTVGYGDMRPVGVWGKIVGSLCAIAGVLTIALPVPVIVSNFNYFYHRETDQEEMQSQNFNHVTSCPYLPGTLGLKKISMSESSSDIMELEEGTLFTHPEITKKSNCNPRHNNNINPACMSIETDV